One Helicobacter pylori genomic window, ATTAGAGGATTTGTATAAAAAATTCAATGAAGACAAGCGTTCTATTTTCTATTTTGCCCCCACAAACGCCCACAAAGACATGCTCAAAGCGGTGGATTTTTTCAAAGAAAAAGGTCATACGGCTTATTTAGATGAGGTGAGGGTCAGCACTGATGAAAAAGATTTTCTTTATGAATTGCACATTATTTAAAGGCTTGTATTGAAAGTTTATATTGAAACCATGGGTTGTGCCATGAATTCTAGGGATAGCGAGCATCTACTAAGCGAACTATCCAAACTGGATTATAAAGAGACTAACGACCCTAAAATGGCGGATTTGATTTTAATCAACACTTGTAGCGTGCGCGAAAAGCCTGAAAGGAAATTGTTTTCAGAAATCGGTCAATTCGCTAAAATCAAAAAACCCAACGCCAAAATCGGGGTTTGCGGGTGCACCGCAAGCCACATGGGAGCGGATATTTTGAAAAAAGCCCCAAGCGTGAGCTTTGTGTTAGGGGCTAGGAATGTGTCTAAAATCTCTCAAGTGATCCATAAAGAAAAAGCGGTTGAAGTGGCGATTGATTATGATGAAAGCGCGTATGCGTTTGAATTTTTTGAAAAAAAGGCTCAAATTAGATCGTTACTAAACATCTCTATAGGTTGCGATAAAAAATGCGCTTATTGCATTGTCCCGCACACTAGGGGGAAAGAAATTTCTATCCCTATGGATTTGATTTTAAGAGAAGCTGAGAAATTGGCGAATAACGGCACTAAAGAGCTCATGCTTTTAGGGCAGAATGTGAATAATTACGGCGTTCGTTTCAGCAGCGAGCATGTGAAAGTGGATTTTAGCGATTTGTTGGATAAATTGAGCGAAATTCCAGGCATTGAAAGGATACGATTCACTTCGCCTCACCCTTTGCACATGAATGATGTATTTTTAGAACGCTTTGCCAAAAACCCTAAAGTGTGCAAGAGTATCCACATGCCCTTACAGAGTGGATCTAGTGCGGTGTTAAAGATGATGCGAAGGGGTTATAGTAAAGAGTGGTTTTTAAATCGGGTGGAGAGATTAAAGGCTTTAGTGCCTGAAGTGGGTATCAGCACGGATATTATCGTAGGCTTCCCTAATGAGAGCGATAAGGATTTTGAAGACACGATGGAGGTTCTAGAAAAAGTGCGCTTTGACACGCTCTATAGTTTCATTTATTCCCCACGCCCTTTCACTGAGGCGGGAGCTTGGAAGGAGAGAGTGCCGTTAGAAGTTTCATCTTCAAGGTTGGAGAGGTTGCAAAACAGGCACAAAGAAATTTTAGAAGAAAAAGCCAAGTTGGAAGTGGGCAAAACGCATGTGGTGTTGGTGGAAAATAGGCGTGAAATGGATAATCAAATCGTGGGTTTTGAAGGGCGCAGCGATACGGGGAAATTCATTGAAGTAACTTGTAAAGAAAAAAGAAACCCGGGCGAGCTTGTAAAAGTGGAGATTATTTCTCATTCCAAAGGGCGCTTGATAGCGGCCATCAAAGGCAACTAATCAAAATAACCAATGAAGAGCGGGTTTAAAGGCGAGAATTGAGCTTAAAATTTTTCAGGAAAAATATCGTTTTAAAGGTTGTCCCACGCTTGGCGTTTGGAGTCCTTTGGTTGTTGCATAAAACTTGTAAAAACCGCTATTTTTTAGCTCAAAATTTAAAAGAAAAACCCTTTATTGTAAGCTGTTGGCATGGGGAGCTTGGCATGATCGGGTTTGCGTATTTAAGGCTTGAAAAACCTTCTGTTTATGTGATCGCAAGCCAGCATTTTGATGGCTCTATTGCGGCGGGCTTGTTTGAAAGCTTTGGTTTTAAAAACATTAGAGGTTCTAGCAAAAAAGGGGGGGTTAAGGTTTTGATAGAGGGGCTTAAACGATTGAAAGAAGGTTGCGATGTCGCTATCACTCCTGATGGCCCTAAAGGCCCACGACACAGCATAGCGGATGGGGTGATCGCTTTAGCTCAAAAATCAGGCGTGGGGATTAGCGCTTGTCGGGTGGTTTGTAAAAACGCATGGCGGTTGAACACTTGGGATCAATTTGAAATCCCTAAGCCTTTTAGCGAAGTGCATTATTACATGCTAGAATCGGTAATCATCCCTAAAGAATGGGAGCTTTCAAAGGCTAAAGAATATTTAAAGACGTGCATGGATTCTGTTGAATTTGAAGAATCTCAAAGGGGTTTGGGTGCTTAAGGGGTTAAAAAAAGCGTTTAAAGAGAGGTTTTGCTCTCAAGTGTATATCTCTTTTAATGTGGATCACAATCTTTTATCCACTCAAATTTTAAGGGTCAAAAACCACCGCATTAAAGAGAATTTTTTTAAAACTTTTGAGACTAAAGTGGAAACAAAAAACGGCGAAGTCCCCATTCAAGCCTTAAAAATCGCCAGAACTTATAGCCAAAAATACCCCTACACTTATTTCAGCGCGATGAGTAAAGCTAAAGAGGTTTTATGCGAAAAACAGGCGTTTGAACAAATCAAACAAGAAAATCAAGATTATCATGCTTGTGAAGTCAATCAAAAGTATTGCGTTTATGTGGAATCTAAGGATTTTTTAAAGGATTTCAAGCGTTTTAAAATCCAGGATGTGGATTTTTTGTTTTCGCCTTTTAGCCTTATTTATGATTTTGTGCGCGATCATTTAGAAGAAAAGCCGTTGTTGTATTTGCTTTTGGAGCGTTCAAGATTTTATTTTTTGATTGCGGATAAAAAAGAGATTTTTTTAGCCAAATCCGTGTTTTTAGAAGAACAACCTGAAGAGTTTATAGAGAGCAAAGAAGAAGATTTTATGGGAATGGATAATGAGACTGTGGATTTGTTTTTGAGTGAAATCCAAGAAGATATTGACAGCCTTGAAGAAGCGATGGGGCTAGATAGCAGTAAGGATAGTAAAGAAAAAAATGAGGACGCTTATAGTTTGATTGAAGGCATGACGAATATCCCCTTAATTGCAGATGTTTTGCAAGAGGGATTGCGCAGCGTCTATCATTCTAGAGAGATAGACTTTGTAGAAAAAGTGGTTGTTTTAGACAGCTGTCAAATCCACCACAAAGCGTTAATGCATTTGCAAGAAACTTTGATGATAGAAGTGGATAGGCTTGATTTTTCTTTAGTGGAGCGCTTGAACATTTTAGCGCGCATGGAGAATGAAAAGCATGCGTTTTAGCTATATTGAGCCAAGAGCGAAATACCTTATCAGCAAGCTTTCTAAAATTTGGGTTTTTTACATTCTTTTATCTTTTGTGGTAATAGGGGGGTTAGTGTGGTTTATGCACAACGCCATTAAAAGCACTCAAGACAACGCGTCCAGTTTAACGATCCAAGAAAGGCTCTACCGCCATGAAATCAGCCGCTTGCAGGTTAAGACTGATGAAACCTTAAAACTCATTAAAGAAGCCAAAAAGCGTTTGAATTACAACGATGATATACGAGATGTTTTGCAAGGGCTTTTGAATATTGTGCCGGATTCCATCACTATTAATAGCATTGAAATAGATCAACAAAGCGTGGTGGTTAGCGGTAAAACCCCCTCTAAAGAAGCCTTTTACTTTTTGTTTCAAAACAAACTAAACCCCATGTTTGATTATTCTAGGGCGGAATTTTTCCCTTTAAGCGACGGGTGGTTTAATTTTGTCTCCACCAACTTTTCTAATTCCTTACTGATAAAAAATCCGGAGTCTATTAAATGAAACCATTGCATTTTTCACACTTGGACAGAGAGCAATCAGGCGATGTGGGGTTTATCATCAAAAACCTTGTTTTTTTAGGGGTTTTTTCCTTATTGGGTTGGTTGAATACCGAGTATTTTCTATGGCCTAGCATGCTGGAATTAAAAAAAATCCTTTTAGAAGAAAATCGTAAAAAAAGCGTTTTAGAATACGCGCAAAGGCATTTTGAAACAGCCCTAGCGAACTATCGCAATCAAAAAGAAACCAGCGAATCCTTATTAAAGATTTTTAATGATGAAGAGTCTAGGCGGATTTTAGAAAAGATCTTAAAAAAATGTTTTGATGCCTATAAAATCAAATCCTTGCTCTCTCAAAACCCTCTTCAAAAAACCCAGTTTTTTATCATGGCCAGAGCGAGCGAATTGGAAAAGACCTATCTTTTTTTCACCTTAATCAACAAGTATTTACCGAGCGCTCAAAGCCAATTGCCCTTAAAAATTTCTAAAGATGATGAAGGGCTGTTGGTGCAATTTAGCGTGAGTATTGATCTCCAATAGGATAGGGGTAGTTTAATGCAAGATTTTGATTTCAGTTTTAATCCTAAGGCATGCGAGGGTTGTGGGGCAAAGTGTTGCGTGGGGGAAAGCGGGTATATTTTTTTGAATATCCAAGAAATGCAACAAATTAGCGCTTTTTTAAAATTAGAATTAGAAGAATTCAGTCAAAAATACGTTAAAAAGGTGGGGTATAAGTTCTCTTTATTAGAAAAAGACGCTAAAGAGTTGGGTTTGGCGTGCGTGTTTTTGGATTTGGAGACGAAAAAATGCCAGATTTATAGCGTACGCCCTAAGCAATGCCAAACTTTTCCTTTTTGGGAGAGCGTGAAAACTTTCTCTAAAGAGCAAAAAGAAGCTTTTTGCCAAAGCTGTCCGGGCATCACACAAAAAACCAAAGAAACTAAAGTGCGCTAAAATTCACTATAGTGATACAAAAAGGAAATAAAATAATGGATATTCCAATAAAGAAAAGATTTTTAGCAAATTTATTGCTTTTTAGTCTGTTTTCTTGCCTTAAGGCTGAAACCCTTTCAGAAGATCATCAAATCCTGTTGAGTTCAGACGCTTTCCATAGAGGGGATTTTGCCACCGCTCAAAAAGGCTATATGAATCTCTATAAGCAAACCAATAAAGTGGTGTATGCTAAAGAAGCGGCCATTTCAGCGGCGAGTTTAGGGGACATTAAAACCGCTATGCATTTAGCCATGCTTTATCAAAAAATCACCAATAATCGTAACGATGTTTCTATCAATAAGATTTTAGTGGATGGCTATGTGCAAATGGGGCAGATTGATAAGGCGATTGAACTATTACACAAAATCCGTAAAGAAGAAAAGACCATAGCCACAGACAATGTGTTAGGGACTTTGTATCTGACTCAAAAGCGTTTGGATAAGGCTTTCCCATTGTTGAATAAGTTTTATAACCAAGTGCATGATGAAGACAGCCTAGAAAAACTCATTACGATTTATTTTTTACAAAACCGCAAAAAAGAGGGCTTGGATTTGTTGCAATCTCATATAGACAGGTATGGTTGCTCAGAGCAATTGTGCCAAAAAGCGCTCAACACCTTCACGCAATTTAACGAGTTGGATTTGGCTAAAATAACTTTCGCTCGTTTGTATGAAAAAAACCCTATTGTGCAAAACGCCCAATTTTACATAGGGGTATTAATCTTGTTAAAAGAGTTTGATAAGGCCCAGCAAATCGCAGAATTATTCCCCTTTGACAGGCGCTTGTTGCTAGACTTATACACCGCGCAAAAGAAATTCGATCAAGCTTCCAAACAGGCTTCTCTGATCTATCAAGAAAAAAAAGACCCTAAATTCTTAGGATTAGAAGCTATTTATCATTATGAAAGCTTGAGCGCGAAAAATAAAAAACTCACCAAAGAAGAGATGCTGCCTATCATTCAAAAATTAGAGCAAGCCACCAAAGAGCGCCAGCAAATACTCGCTAAAACCAAAGATAAAGAAGACGCGCAAGACGCTTTCTTTTATAATTTCTTAGGGTATTCCTTAATAGATTATGACATGGATATTAAAAGGGGCATGGATTTTGTGAGGAAAGCCTTAGCGTTGGATTCTGGATCAGTGCTTTATTTGGATTCTTTAGCATGGGGTTATTACAAATTGGGGAATTGTTTGGAGGCTAAAAAAATTTTTTCTAGCATCGCTAAAGAGTCTATCCAAGCCGAACCCGAATTGAAAGAGCACAATAAGATCATTCAAGAATGCAAGAAATAGGGATTTTAGACAATTTACAAAAAAGCTTAGCCTTAAAAGAGGGCATGCTTTCTTATGAAATGTTAGGTAAAAGCCTGTCGTATAACCCTTACTTGCCTAGAATCATTCCTCAAACCAAAGATTGTGTTTTTGTAACCCCTGATGAGGTTTTAGAAAAGCTTTTGAAAGAAAACACCCACACCGATTGCGTCATTGTCAATTTCAAAGGATTATACGAAATAGGCGTGCCAAGCGTGTTTGATTTAGAAGTTTTAGGGTTATTGCGCCGCCATGCGAGTTCTTTGATAGTCCATGAGGATTTTTTTATCAGCCATTACCAGCTTTTAGAATCCCTTGTTCAAGGCTCTGATGGGGTCATTTTAGATGAAGAGCTTTTGAAAGAAGATCTAAAAGGCATGATAGATTTCGCTTGGCGTTTGGGCTTAGGCGTGTTTGTAGAAACCCACAAACAAGACTACACCCATTTAAAAGATTTAGGGGTTTTAGGCGTGTTGGAAAATAGCCCCCATTCTTATAATCAAAAAAAAATAGTCTTTTTAGATTGAATTTTAAGCTAATTTAGAGTAAAAATCGTATTCAAACTTTTTAAAAGGAGTTAGTCATGTCATTATTGGTGAATGATGAATGCATTGCGTGCGATGCTTGCAGGGAAGAATGCCCTAGTGAGGCGATTGAAGAGGGCGATCCCATTTATAATATTGATCCAGACAGATGCACGGAGTGTTACGGGTATGATGATGATGAGCCTCGTTGCGTGAGCGTATGCCCTGTAGATGCGATTTTACCGGATCCTAACAATGCTGAGAGCAAAGAGGAATTGAAATACAAATACGAAAGCTTAAAAGAGCAAGATTAAAGGCTAGCAATGGCTAAAATCACAACCGTGATTGATATAGGCTCTAATTCAGTGCGTTTGGCAGTCTTTAAAAAGACGAGCCAGTTTGGGTTTTACTTGCTTTTTGAGACTAAGTCTAAGGTTAGGATTTCAGAGGGTTGTTATGCGTTTAATGGAATCTTACAAGAAATCCCCATGCAAAGAGCCGTTAAAGCCTTGAGCGAATTTAAAGAAATCGCTCTCAAATACAAAAGCAAAAAAATCTTGTGCGTGGCGACCTCAGCGGTGCGCGATGCCCCTAATCGGTTAGAGTTTGTAGCGAGGGTGAAAAAGGCTTGCGGTTTGCAAATCAAAATCATTGATGGGCAAAAAGAAGCGCTCTATGGCGGGATCGCGTGCGCGAATTTGTTGCATAAAAATTCAGGGATCACGATAGATATTGGAGGGGGTAGCACGGAGTGCGCGTTGATTGAAAAAGGCAAGATTAAGGATCTCATCTCGCTTGATGTTGGGACGATTCGCATTAAAGAAACGTTTTTAGACAAAGACTTAGATGTCAAATTGGCTAAAGCCTTTATCCAAAAAGAAGTCTCTAAACTGCCCTTTAAGCACAAAAACGCCTTTGGGGTGGGGGGGACGATTAGGGCGTTGAGTAAGATACTCATGAAACGCTTTTGTTACCCTATTGATTCTTTGCATGGTTATGAAATAGATGCACATAAAAATTTAGCGTTCATTGAAAAAATCGTCACGCTCAAAGAAGATCAATTACGGCTTTTGGGGGTGAATGAAGAGCGTTTGGATAGTATTAGGAGCGGGGCGTTGATTCTATCAGTCGTTTTGGAGCATTTAAAAACTTCTTTAATGATCACTAGTGGGGTAGGGGTGAGAGAAGGCGTGTTTTTGAGCGATTTATTGCGCCACCATTACCATAAATTCCCCCCCAATATCAACCCCTCTCTCATCTCTTTAAAAGATCGCTTTTTGCCCCATGAAAAGCACAGCCAAAAGGTCAAAAAAGAATGCGTGAAATTGTTTGAAGCCTTATCGCCTTTGCATAAAATAGATGAAAAATACCTTTTCCATTTAAAGATTGCGGGGGAATTAGCGAGCATGGGTAAGATTTTAAGCGTCTATTTAGCCCACAAGCACAGCGCGTATTTCATTTTAAACGCTTTGAGTTATGGCTTTAGCCACCAAGATAGAGCGATCATTTGCTTATTGGCGCAATTCAGCCATAAAAAAATCCCTAAAGACAACGCTATCGCCCACATGAGCGCGATGATGCCAAGCCTTTTAACCTTACAATGGCTGAGTTTTATCCTTTCTTTAGCCGAAAATTTGTGCCTGACAGACAGCCATCATTTAAAATACACGCTAGAAAAAAACAAGCTTGTGATCCATTCTAATGATGCGCTTTACTTGGCTAAAGAGATGCTCCCTAAACTCGTTAAGCCCATTCCTTTGACGATAGAGTTTGCTTGAAAATAGCGATTGTCAGGCTTTCAGCGCTCGGGGATATTATCGTGAGCGCGGTGTTTTTAGCGGCTATTAAAGAGCGCTTCACTGACGCTCAAATAGAATGGTTCGTGGATGAAAGATTTGGCGCGATTTTAGAGCATTCCCCTTATATTGATAAATTACACCCCATCGCTTTAAAAAGCGCGCTCACAACCTTGAACCCTTTGAAGATTTTCAAACTTTTTAAATCTTTAAGGGCTTATGAATACGATATAATCATTGACATGCAAGGCCTAGTCAAATCCGCCCTCATCACTCAAACGTTGAAAGCCCCTAAAAAAGTCGGTTTTGATTACGCTTCGGCTAGAGAGGGTTTGAGCGCGTTTTTTTACTCGCAAAAAGTTTCTATCGCTTATGATGAGCCCATTTTAAAGCGCAATTTCACGCTCCTTTCTCAAGCCCTAAACTTGCCCAAAAAAGAAATTTTAAAAGAAATTTCAGAGGGTTTAAGCTCTAGGGCTAAAGTGTTTTCTTACCAAGATTCCCCAAAAATCAATGCGTTAAATTTGAATCAAAATAAGCTAAAAATCCTTTTTGTTTTAGAAACTTCTAAAATCAATAAAACTTACCCAACAGAGCGTTTTAAAGAGCTGGCTTTGATGCTAGAAAATTTTCAAATTTGCTTGTTATGGCATGCTGATGAAGATAAGGCTAATGCGCTTTATGGTGCTTTAAAACACCAACGCGATGTTTTATTGCTCCCCAAACTCACTTTAAACGAAGTTAAGGCGTTGCTCTTTAAAATGGATTTGATTGTTGGGGGCGATACGGGTATCACGCATTTAGCATGGGCGTTGCAAAAAGCTAGCATCACCCTTTATGGCAACACGCCCATGGAGCGTTTTAAATTAGAAAGCCCGATCAATGTTTCGCTCACCGGTAATTCAAACGCTAACTACCATAAAAAGGATTTTTCTATCCAAAACATAGATCCTAAAAAAATTAAAGAATGCGTTTTAAACATTTTAAAGGAAAAAGAATGACTTATAAAGAACGACTCATACACGAAAAGATATTGAACCAAAACGATAAGGGTTTTAAAACAGAACTACGCATTTTGAGCGTTTTTATCGTGGAATTTTTAGTGAATATTCTAGGGTTTGTTTTGGCTAAAATGCCTCATTTTTGGTTTTTGAGATGCATTAAAGCTGTAGCGTGGCTGATGAG contains:
- a CDS encoding nuclease, whose translation is MKLVLAKNTRKSDAKSVELEDLYKKFNEDKRSIFYFAPTNAHKDMLKAVDFFKEKGHTAYLDEVRVSTDEKDFLYELHII
- a CDS encoding tetratricopeptide repeat protein — encoded protein: MDIPIKKRFLANLLLFSLFSCLKAETLSEDHQILLSSDAFHRGDFATAQKGYMNLYKQTNKVVYAKEAAISAASLGDIKTAMHLAMLYQKITNNRNDVSINKILVDGYVQMGQIDKAIELLHKIRKEEKTIATDNVLGTLYLTQKRLDKAFPLLNKFYNQVHDEDSLEKLITIYFLQNRKKEGLDLLQSHIDRYGCSEQLCQKALNTFTQFNELDLAKITFARLYEKNPIVQNAQFYIGVLILLKEFDKAQQIAELFPFDRRLLLDLYTAQKKFDQASKQASLIYQEKKDPKFLGLEAIYHYESLSAKNKKLTKEEMLPIIQKLEQATKERQQILAKTKDKEDAQDAFFYNFLGYSLIDYDMDIKRGMDFVRKALALDSGSVLYLDSLAWGYYKLGNCLEAKKIFSSIAKESIQAEPELKEHNKIIQECKK
- the waaC gene encoding lipopolysaccharide heptosyltransferase I → MKIAIVRLSALGDIIVSAVFLAAIKERFTDAQIEWFVDERFGAILEHSPYIDKLHPIALKSALTTLNPLKIFKLFKSLRAYEYDIIIDMQGLVKSALITQTLKAPKKVGFDYASAREGLSAFFYSQKVSIAYDEPILKRNFTLLSQALNLPKKEILKEISEGLSSRAKVFSYQDSPKINALNLNQNKLKILFVLETSKINKTYPTERFKELALMLENFQICLLWHADEDKANALYGALKHQRDVLLLPKLTLNEVKALLFKMDLIVGGDTGITHLAWALQKASITLYGNTPMERFKLESPINVSLTGNSNANYHKKDFSIQNIDPKKIKECVLNILKEKE
- a CDS encoding YfhL family 4Fe-4S dicluster ferredoxin; this translates as MSLLVNDECIACDACREECPSEAIEEGDPIYNIDPDRCTECYGYDDDEPRCVSVCPVDAILPDPNNAESKEELKYKYESLKEQD
- a CDS encoding YkgJ family cysteine cluster protein gives rise to the protein MQDFDFSFNPKACEGCGAKCCVGESGYIFLNIQEMQQISAFLKLELEEFSQKYVKKVGYKFSLLEKDAKELGLACVFLDLETKKCQIYSVRPKQCQTFPFWESVKTFSKEQKEAFCQSCPGITQKTKETKVR
- a CDS encoding lysophospholipid acyltransferase family protein gives rise to the protein MSLKFFRKNIVLKVVPRLAFGVLWLLHKTCKNRYFLAQNLKEKPFIVSCWHGELGMIGFAYLRLEKPSVYVIASQHFDGSIAAGLFESFGFKNIRGSSKKGGVKVLIEGLKRLKEGCDVAITPDGPKGPRHSIADGVIALAQKSGVGISACRVVCKNAWRLNTWDQFEIPKPFSEVHYYMLESVIIPKEWELSKAKEYLKTCMDSVEFEESQRGLGA
- the miaB gene encoding tRNA (N6-isopentenyl adenosine(37)-C2)-methylthiotransferase MiaB, giving the protein MKVYIETMGCAMNSRDSEHLLSELSKLDYKETNDPKMADLILINTCSVREKPERKLFSEIGQFAKIKKPNAKIGVCGCTASHMGADILKKAPSVSFVLGARNVSKISQVIHKEKAVEVAIDYDESAYAFEFFEKKAQIRSLLNISIGCDKKCAYCIVPHTRGKEISIPMDLILREAEKLANNGTKELMLLGQNVNNYGVRFSSEHVKVDFSDLLDKLSEIPGIERIRFTSPHPLHMNDVFLERFAKNPKVCKSIHMPLQSGSSAVLKMMRRGYSKEWFLNRVERLKALVPEVGISTDIIVGFPNESDKDFEDTMEVLEKVRFDTLYSFIYSPRPFTEAGAWKERVPLEVSSSRLERLQNRHKEILEEKAKLEVGKTHVVLVENRREMDNQIVGFEGRSDTGKFIEVTCKEKRNPGELVKVEIISHSKGRLIAAIKGN
- a CDS encoding indole-3-glycerol phosphate synthase, whose translation is MQEIGILDNLQKSLALKEGMLSYEMLGKSLSYNPYLPRIIPQTKDCVFVTPDEVLEKLLKENTHTDCVIVNFKGLYEIGVPSVFDLEVLGLLRRHASSLIVHEDFFISHYQLLESLVQGSDGVILDEELLKEDLKGMIDFAWRLGLGVFVETHKQDYTHLKDLGVLGVLENSPHSYNQKKIVFLD
- a CDS encoding Ppx/GppA family phosphatase; amino-acid sequence: MAKITTVIDIGSNSVRLAVFKKTSQFGFYLLFETKSKVRISEGCYAFNGILQEIPMQRAVKALSEFKEIALKYKSKKILCVATSAVRDAPNRLEFVARVKKACGLQIKIIDGQKEALYGGIACANLLHKNSGITIDIGGGSTECALIEKGKIKDLISLDVGTIRIKETFLDKDLDVKLAKAFIQKEVSKLPFKHKNAFGVGGTIRALSKILMKRFCYPIDSLHGYEIDAHKNLAFIEKIVTLKEDQLRLLGVNEERLDSIRSGALILSVVLEHLKTSLMITSGVGVREGVFLSDLLRHHYHKFPPNINPSLISLKDRFLPHEKHSQKVKKECVKLFEALSPLHKIDEKYLFHLKIAGELASMGKILSVYLAHKHSAYFILNALSYGFSHQDRAIICLLAQFSHKKIPKDNAIAHMSAMMPSLLTLQWLSFILSLAENLCLTDSHHLKYTLEKNKLVIHSNDALYLAKEMLPKLVKPIPLTIEFA